In one Drosophila albomicans strain 15112-1751.03 chromosome X, ASM965048v2, whole genome shotgun sequence genomic region, the following are encoded:
- the LOC117576869 gene encoding uncharacterized protein LOC117576869 — translation MLSSMSSGKILPRRQAIPVLYTRGTHYEVGFDMGRTFGSMIKNFLILSQPLNETYLPQYATTKGRQIYNETLESVKCSFPQYIRELEGVADGAEVEFHKLFLLHLDEILPQSLKHQPRSKNQPTGCSSIIVNKPHCRLLGHTEDALTETLNHYYFVVAHIISDKPEGKYNVKEEHFMSLCYAGHLPGYTMSHNQHGLVFSINTISAELLRSGKTPRHFITRALLATSNVDDAFRVLQDAGVGAADACSINFTFLGDPRQMFYNVEMAPNPERKNESHLSIKEVPMGSFNFHANQFDRIHMDQANEPMVESSVSRMRTFCTYKPPASEQDVRNMLGDASGGCYCVWRDNGKPDEVVKTISMGIFDLNAKTFSLYSDNPSYTEPHCTLPLLYK, via the exons ATGCTATCGAGCATGTCGTCCGGAAAGATTTTGCCCCGTCGCCAAGCGATTCCTGTTCTCTATACCAGAGGCACTCACTATGAGGTCGGCTTCGATATG gGTCGCACATTCGGCTCGATGATCAAGAACTTTCTGATCTTATCGCAGCCACTGAACGAAACCTACTTGCCGCAATATGCGACCACAAAAGGCA GGCAAATCTATAATGAGACGCTCGAATCGGTGAAATGTAGTTTTCCGCAATATATACGCGAATTGGAGGGCGTGGCCGATGGTGCCGAAGTTGAATTCCATAAG ctATTTCTGCTGCACTTGGATGAAATATTACCGCAATCTCTGAAGCATCAGCCGCGCAGCAAGAATCAACCAACTGGCTGCTCCTCGATCATTGTGAACAAGCCGCACTGC CGCTTGCTTGGCCACACTGAGGATGCTTTGACAGAGACGCTCAATCATTATTACTTTGTGGTCGCTCACATCATCAGCGATAAGCCGGAGGGCAAATACAATGTGAAGGAGGAGCACTTCATGTCCCTCTGCTATGCTGGACACTTGCCCGGCTACACAATGAGCCACAATCAACATGGTCTCGTGTTTAGCATTAACACGATCAGTGCCGAATTGTTGCGCAGTGGCAAAACAC CACGTCATTTCATCACTCGAGCGTTGCTCGCCACCAGCAATGTGGATGATGCCTTCAGGGTGCTGCAAGATGCTGGCGTTGGTGCCGCCGATGCGTGCTCCATTAACTTCACCTTCTTGGG CGATCCTCGGCAAATGTTCTACAACGTGGAGATGGCGCCGAATCCAGAGCGTAAAAATGAATCCCATTTAAGTATTAAGGAGGTGCCCATGGGTTCCTTCAATTTCCATGCTAATCA ATTTGATCGCATTCACATGGATCAGGCCAATGAGCCCATGGTGGAATCGAGTGTCTCGAGAATGCGTACTTTCTGCACTTACAAGCCGCCGGCCAGTGAGCAGGATGTGCGCAACATGCTGGGCGATGCTTCGGGCGGCTGTTATTGTGTGTGGCGTGATAATGGCAAACCGGATGAAGTGGTTAAAACCATTTCTATGGGCATTTTCGACTTGAATGCCAAAACCTTTTCACTCTATTCGGACAATCCGAGTTATACGGAGCCTCACTGCACGTTGCCTCTACTTTAcaaatag
- the LOC117575534 gene encoding atypical kinase COQ8B, mitochondrial isoform X2: MSRAAQDVLGVLRGLQLVAEACGREHLALTKHLWSNSSLRELLSENVTQTTNSLRAAQQQPGVELQKLQQLLQESGERGYVVAQGLCQLLETSRLRCDHLAAMQRTNNNINSTQNVAAGPAAATVAATPSNNVSGQVDASQLDISSITLQEFEEILSQRNKNRNVSLRTANTEKKQLPAKETPPVDTSKLNKDTQYVDNIMRMVASDNSSSTATATEATPVALPELSKVAKQRRVPASRLGRMASFGGLFAGLGIGTINELTKGALGLGGSTNMREALLSPANAERIVDTLCKVRGAALKIGQILSIQDTNVVSPQLAKAFERVRQAADYMPDWQVERVMTTQLGAEWRQRLSSFDDKPFAAASIGQVHRATLQDGGMEVAIKIQYPGVAQSIESDIDNLVGMLKVWDVFPQGFFIDNVVRVAKRELQWEVDYAREAEYTEKFRQMIAPYPEYYVPRVVRELTTSSVLTTELVPGVPLDKCFDLSYEHRSHIAASVLKLCLRELFEIECMQTDPNWSNFLYDAPSRRLMLIDFGSTRFYKHEFIRSYRQVIISAAQNNRQGVLEMSREMGFLTGYETKQMEQAHVDAVMILGEIFRYDGEFDFGKQNTTERLAALVPTMVAHRLCPPPEEIYSIHRKLSGIFLLCARLNVRMNCVPFYNEIILGKFKD; this comes from the exons ATGAGTCGGGCAGCGCAAGACGTGCTCGGGGTGCTGCGCGGCCTGCAATTGGTTGCGGAGGCGTGCGGACGCGAGCATCTGGCGTTGACTAAGCATCTGTGGAGCAATTCGAGTCTACGCGAACTGCTCAGCGAGAATGTGACTCAGACAACGAACTCGCTGCGtgcagcacaacagcaaccaggTGTCGAGCTGCAGAagttgcaacagctgctgcaagAAAGTGGCGAACGTGGTTACGTAGTGGCCCAGGGATTGTGTCAGCTGTTGGAAACATCGAGATTACGCTGCGATCACTTGGCAGCCATGCAacgcaccaacaacaacatcaacagcacgcaaaatgttgctgcaggtccagcagcagcaacagttgctgctacTCCCAGCAACAACGTCAGCGGTCAAGTGGATGCTAGCCAACTGGATATCTCCTCTATAACGTTGCAAGAATTTGAGGAGATTTTGTCGCAACGTAACAAGAATCGCAATGTGAGCTTGCGCACAGCAAACACTGAGAAGAAGCAGCTGCCTGCCAAGGAGACGCCTCCCGTGGATACCTCGAAGCTCAACAAGGACACACAGTATGTGGACAACATAATGCGCATGGTAgccagcgacaacagcagcagcacggcAACAGCCACTGAAGCTACGCCAG TCGCGCTACCCGAACTGAGCAAAGTGGCCAAGCAGCGTCGTGTGCCTGCCTCGCGTCTTGGTCGCATGGCCTCGTTTGGCGGCCTCTTCGCTGGCCTAGGCATCGGCACCATCAACGAGCTGACCAAAGGCGCCCTCGGTTTGGGTGGCTCCACGAATATGCGCGAAGCGTTGCTCAGTCCGGCGAATGCGGAACGCATCGTGGACACGCTGTGCAAGGTGCGTGGCGCAGCGCTGAAGATTGGGCAAATCCTGAGCATTCAGGACACGAATGTAGTGTCGCCGCAGCTGGCCAAGGCTTTCGAGCGTGTGCGTCAGGCGGCGGACTACATGCCCGACTGGCAGGTGGAGCGTGTGATGACCACCCAACTGGGCGCCGAGTGGCGTCAACGTTTGTCCAGCTTCGATGACAAACCATTTGCTGCCGCCTCCATTGGTCAAGTGCATCGAGCCACCTTGCAAGACGGCGGCATGGAAGTGGCTATTAAGATTCAGTATCCCGGTGTGGCACAGAGCATTGAGAGCGATATTGATAATCTGGTGGGCATGCTCAAGGTGTGGGATGTCTTTCCCCAAGGCTTCTTCATTGACAACGTCGTGCGCGTGGCGAAGCGCGAGCTGCAATGGGAGGTGGACTATGCCAGGGAGGCGGAGTACACGGAAAAGTTTCGCCAGATGATTGCCCCCTATCCGGAGTACTATGTGCCCAGAGTGGTGCGTGAGCTGACCACGTCCAGTGTGCTTACCACGGAATTGGTGCCTGGAGTGCCACTCGACAAGTGCTTCGACTTGAG CTATGAACATCGTTCGCATATTGCCGCCTCCGTGTTGAAGCTGTGTTTGCGCGAACTGTTCGAGATTGAGTGCATGCAAACGGATCCCAATTGGTCGAATTTCCTATACGATGCGCCAAGTCGCCGACTGATGCTCATCGACTTTGGCTCGACGCGTTTCTATAAGCACGAATTCATACGCAGCTATCGCCAGGTGATCATCAGTGCGGCGCAAAATAATCGCCAGGGCGTGTTGGAGATGTCACGCGAGATGGGCTTCCTCACTGGCTACGAGACGAAGCAGATGGAGCAGGCGCACGTCGATGCCGTGATGATCTTGGGCGAGATCTTTCGCTATGATGGCGAATTTGATTTTGGCAAACAGAATACGACGGAACGCTTGGCCGCTTTGGTGCCCACAATGGTGGCGCATCGTTTGTGTCCGCCACCCGAGGAGATTTACTCCATTCATCGAAAGTTGTCGGGCATCTTTTTGCTCTGCGCTCGTCTCAATGTGCGTATGAATTGTGTTCCCTTCTACAATGAGATCATCTTGGGCAAGTTCAAGGATTAA
- the LOC117575534 gene encoding atypical kinase COQ8B, mitochondrial isoform X1, whose protein sequence is MSRAAQDVLGVLRGLQLVAEACGREHLALTKHLWSNSSLRELLSENVTQTTNSLRAAQQQPGVELQKLQQLLQESGERGYVVAQGLCQLLETSRLRCDHLAAMQRTNNNINSTQNVAAGPAAATVAATPSNNVSGQVDASQLDISSITLQEFEEILSQRNKNRNVSLRTANTEKKQLPAKETPPVDTSKLNKDTQYVDNIMRMVASDNSSSTATATEATPGKWQMRLANPRQLLSHFLSFSRLVALPELSKVAKQRRVPASRLGRMASFGGLFAGLGIGTINELTKGALGLGGSTNMREALLSPANAERIVDTLCKVRGAALKIGQILSIQDTNVVSPQLAKAFERVRQAADYMPDWQVERVMTTQLGAEWRQRLSSFDDKPFAAASIGQVHRATLQDGGMEVAIKIQYPGVAQSIESDIDNLVGMLKVWDVFPQGFFIDNVVRVAKRELQWEVDYAREAEYTEKFRQMIAPYPEYYVPRVVRELTTSSVLTTELVPGVPLDKCFDLSYEHRSHIAASVLKLCLRELFEIECMQTDPNWSNFLYDAPSRRLMLIDFGSTRFYKHEFIRSYRQVIISAAQNNRQGVLEMSREMGFLTGYETKQMEQAHVDAVMILGEIFRYDGEFDFGKQNTTERLAALVPTMVAHRLCPPPEEIYSIHRKLSGIFLLCARLNVRMNCVPFYNEIILGKFKD, encoded by the exons ATGAGTCGGGCAGCGCAAGACGTGCTCGGGGTGCTGCGCGGCCTGCAATTGGTTGCGGAGGCGTGCGGACGCGAGCATCTGGCGTTGACTAAGCATCTGTGGAGCAATTCGAGTCTACGCGAACTGCTCAGCGAGAATGTGACTCAGACAACGAACTCGCTGCGtgcagcacaacagcaaccaggTGTCGAGCTGCAGAagttgcaacagctgctgcaagAAAGTGGCGAACGTGGTTACGTAGTGGCCCAGGGATTGTGTCAGCTGTTGGAAACATCGAGATTACGCTGCGATCACTTGGCAGCCATGCAacgcaccaacaacaacatcaacagcacgcaaaatgttgctgcaggtccagcagcagcaacagttgctgctacTCCCAGCAACAACGTCAGCGGTCAAGTGGATGCTAGCCAACTGGATATCTCCTCTATAACGTTGCAAGAATTTGAGGAGATTTTGTCGCAACGTAACAAGAATCGCAATGTGAGCTTGCGCACAGCAAACACTGAGAAGAAGCAGCTGCCTGCCAAGGAGACGCCTCCCGTGGATACCTCGAAGCTCAACAAGGACACACAGTATGTGGACAACATAATGCGCATGGTAgccagcgacaacagcagcagcacggcAACAGCCACTGAAGCTACGCCAGGTAAGTGGCAAATGCGCTTAGCTAATCCTCGCCAGCTTTTAAGTCAttttctctcattctctcgTTTAGTCGCGCTACCCGAACTGAGCAAAGTGGCCAAGCAGCGTCGTGTGCCTGCCTCGCGTCTTGGTCGCATGGCCTCGTTTGGCGGCCTCTTCGCTGGCCTAGGCATCGGCACCATCAACGAGCTGACCAAAGGCGCCCTCGGTTTGGGTGGCTCCACGAATATGCGCGAAGCGTTGCTCAGTCCGGCGAATGCGGAACGCATCGTGGACACGCTGTGCAAGGTGCGTGGCGCAGCGCTGAAGATTGGGCAAATCCTGAGCATTCAGGACACGAATGTAGTGTCGCCGCAGCTGGCCAAGGCTTTCGAGCGTGTGCGTCAGGCGGCGGACTACATGCCCGACTGGCAGGTGGAGCGTGTGATGACCACCCAACTGGGCGCCGAGTGGCGTCAACGTTTGTCCAGCTTCGATGACAAACCATTTGCTGCCGCCTCCATTGGTCAAGTGCATCGAGCCACCTTGCAAGACGGCGGCATGGAAGTGGCTATTAAGATTCAGTATCCCGGTGTGGCACAGAGCATTGAGAGCGATATTGATAATCTGGTGGGCATGCTCAAGGTGTGGGATGTCTTTCCCCAAGGCTTCTTCATTGACAACGTCGTGCGCGTGGCGAAGCGCGAGCTGCAATGGGAGGTGGACTATGCCAGGGAGGCGGAGTACACGGAAAAGTTTCGCCAGATGATTGCCCCCTATCCGGAGTACTATGTGCCCAGAGTGGTGCGTGAGCTGACCACGTCCAGTGTGCTTACCACGGAATTGGTGCCTGGAGTGCCACTCGACAAGTGCTTCGACTTGAG CTATGAACATCGTTCGCATATTGCCGCCTCCGTGTTGAAGCTGTGTTTGCGCGAACTGTTCGAGATTGAGTGCATGCAAACGGATCCCAATTGGTCGAATTTCCTATACGATGCGCCAAGTCGCCGACTGATGCTCATCGACTTTGGCTCGACGCGTTTCTATAAGCACGAATTCATACGCAGCTATCGCCAGGTGATCATCAGTGCGGCGCAAAATAATCGCCAGGGCGTGTTGGAGATGTCACGCGAGATGGGCTTCCTCACTGGCTACGAGACGAAGCAGATGGAGCAGGCGCACGTCGATGCCGTGATGATCTTGGGCGAGATCTTTCGCTATGATGGCGAATTTGATTTTGGCAAACAGAATACGACGGAACGCTTGGCCGCTTTGGTGCCCACAATGGTGGCGCATCGTTTGTGTCCGCCACCCGAGGAGATTTACTCCATTCATCGAAAGTTGTCGGGCATCTTTTTGCTCTGCGCTCGTCTCAATGTGCGTATGAATTGTGTTCCCTTCTACAATGAGATCATCTTGGGCAAGTTCAAGGATTAA